From the Trichoplusia ni isolate ovarian cell line Hi5 chromosome 1, tn1, whole genome shotgun sequence genome, the window CACAGCACAAATAGCTGCTTGCCTTCGACGACCATGCGATTAACTCACAAGTGGCAATCCGGGACTTAACAATCAACAATTTGGAACACGCGACACTTCAAAATAAGCCCTAAAACTCATTTTTCTATAAACAACTCAACATCCCAGAAATGACTTGATCAAGGAAAAATACATTCTAAATATATTCTGTTAGAACCCATTTAGTAATAGATGGTATTAATATGTGCAGATGTCGCACGAACAGGGACTATTGTTAACAAATACGGGTACAATTGCGAACAATGcattacgttattttatttggtgaaGGCAAGTAGCGGCGGGACAAACGGGTCAGCTGTTAGCTAATTGAGATATCAATCGAAAACGGGACGAAATATGGCGACCAAATGTTACGATCGTCACTTGTTTAGATGTATTAAATGTTACGCGAATGTAATATGACAGAATGAGAAAAATCTGTCGACCAATTCCCTCTTACATactactttttttattgctatttcgTCTGTTTCCTtgatatatcatcatcatcgccctagcctattcccaactatcttgaggtcggcttccagtctaaccgcattcagctaagtaccagtattttctTGATGtatttgacacaaaaataatgtatcagacatcaacataattatatttagttcTCCTTAaggtttttgcttttttattaagcttttaCAGCGATTTGGGACACACCAAATCTATTCATTACACACGAGCATTACGTCAACGATAAGTTAAGAGCACAGCATCTCGATAAAGAAGCTAGCCAGTGCGCAAAAACCGGGTAAAAATCTTTGCGCTCAACGATCCAACGCGTCGTGCGCATACgtatttaactaaaatagaTGATGATACATACATAACAACGTAATCATATAAAATTGATTGAGTCTTGATGATGGGGTATTTTTCAGGTTTTAATTACTGACGGAACAATTTTTATGCGTTCGTGAAGGAATAGTACCTATATAGTAACAAAATGGTGAAGGGCTGAATGCTTATTGTATGGTCAAGCGCTACTTTTAGTAACGAAGACTGCAGGTATCCAAAGACCACCAACGTCTCTATTAAGTTAAATCACATATTAacaatcttaaaaaaagtaaatcccTCAATACCATTGCGAGGCACACCCAATTACAGATCTTTCGAATCCGAAAATGTCGGATTCCCACGGGCGCAGCCGCGCAGGTGCACGGGTGCGCTTGCGCATACAATGCGGAGCGCGCTCGCATTCCAAGCAGCGCGCGCGCAACGACGTAGCACAGATCGTGACTTGTATTACACGCTATATTAAACGACAGGGAGACGGAATTGGGATTAATTTTTGTCATAAACAAAcctataaaattatgaattaactGAAGCTAAGTTGTGAATTGTTCTAAAATCATATCTCGGTCTGTTTATCATCTACGTGGTAATGAGAATTAGTATTTagcttttgtattaaaattaaaactggccAGCGTgaaattcaatgttttaaaaatcagtgtccgaaaaattaaaagtacgttatctgaaaattttgaatcaaaataGATGTAGTATTCGTGTGTTACAATACAAACATTTCAGCTTCAACAAAATCGGATCTACACCATTAACAAATTAGCTTGTGGCTCCTCAACCTCAGTAAACAGCTATCTCATTTCGGCTTCGTCGTGCTTCAACCTAAAGTAATAAGGAAATAGTTTCGCAATACATAATAAACGTTTACACAAAATATCGCAACACATTGGGTAAAGTTCGAACCCGTGCTAATCAGTAAGTACACTTATAAGGCAACTGGCTCAACGAGTACCGAAGCCACCATTTTTGTGCACACGTTCCGTGATTGGAGAACAAATGACAAGTGAAGTGCGTAGATATCTTGAATTGCGTTCTGCTTTGGAATTTTAGTACTAGGTACCTAGGCCAGAAAAAGATAAGCAACACTTGTGTAAGAAAGTACTTTTACATCTCCGGAAATAATGTCGGAATGTCTCTGCATACATGACACTAATTTCTGTGAACCAGTTAGGGGTTTAACCACCTTAGTGCGACAGTAACATTGGGACacctaataatatatattttttaaataatatcaatatcatAAACCGTTCTCAAGAACAACTCTGAGTTAAAAGTGCTGTAGTGTTAAGAGTTATGagcgattttatttttctttttcatcagAACCGAAATAGTATCGAAAGTGGAATCGAAAGGAAAACACTCTTTTGAAAATGTATGGCGTTTCTAAAGACCTAGTTAGTAAAATAAACTAGGTTTTCGAACTTTggttaagacaaataaatatttccgtACGTCATttagaaaacgttttttttctcGGATAGATTCTAATTCCCAACTTTGCAGTattctttagtttatttgtaaaaatgtactACAGCCAGTGGAATACTTACAAGCTGTGAGGTCATATCGACCACACAGCTGTTTCTTCTAATATAAATTGCACAcgatataatatacataaaaggTTAAGGGGTATCTGAACATTTGTAATGACGAGTGAACAACCTGTCATTATCTATTTGTTTGTGTGACCTTTACAATATTTAACTGATTTatcataacaacaaaaaatgtaaaccaATAAGTTCTAATGTTATCGTGGGAATATTTGACAGCTGAAACTCAATATGAATATTATGACATAGTAGAAATATGAATGAGTATGAAACCTATATTTCCTGAAGTAAGTTTATTTTGCCTGCCGAGAACAAACCAGTGTAATGTCTTAAAACTTATTCCTTAACTGGTATTTTTAACCAAATCTTTTAGACCTATGACTATCATAGTTTTCTATGTGGTGTTaaatcacatttttacattttttttattatatgagcCAAAATAAGTGGCTTTCCGCCACAGATACGGATCTTTTTGATCGTtaacttaattacttaataacaaattaagCTTTTAGCAAACATCCCACTTTGAAAGTCTTATTTCAAGGTTATCAATAAAACgtcgaaattaataaaagatgTAACTAATTATTGCAGATTAATTTACTTGAGACATTAAGCGTGACTTTAGTATATTATCTTGGACAAGAGTCTAGTTATCATTTTTGAGTCTTCTAGTGCGAAAATAACTTTTTCAGAGAACAAACATACTATAAATAtagacataaatataatattcaaaatagatAATATCTACGTATCAAAAATCGAGTCAACCAAACGACTCcacattttatgaaatattgcCATTTCATTATGATAAGCGGTCCTAGTGTACACACATAAAGCAAGGttcttgaaacaaaaaaataaaacactaagtTGTTTTTATCAATATGTTTTCAAccttaaacatttataaattatacctGAGGTTGAAATCACCGCGTCACAAATCTGTCgataaaaaattgttaagaaggacaaaaaatgtaaacaaatgaaattgaCATAAAAGATAGCAATAAGTAAAAtgatgaaaagaaaagaaatagaGCTAATGTTGGTCTCGCTCTGTGGGAATCAAATCACGACTCACGCGCAGCGCTGTGAAAGGATACCGGGACGACTGCGCTCTTATACAGCGGGTTGTTTTTGTAAGTGAAACAACTACATAGCATAATATCTATAACTATATAGGCATTTCAGCTTTGTCAAATAGATGTGAAGAAGGAACTGCATGTACGAgaagaaaaatctaattttgGAGTTCAAAACTACGATATGATATATACGATAATATATtgtcaaaaaactttttgacaatatatttatgaaaatttgaaaactatagTAAAATAAACTATAGATCTGTAAATAATATGTGcttacctaattaattaaaattgcattataaaaaataccgaTGTTCATTAAAAACACTAGAAATAACCTTTAAGATATAGCACTGAACAAAAGAGCATAAATCTTGTTGCAAAAATCCTATACCAACTGAAGCAATAAGGTGGTACTTTCTTCTTGTATTGTGGCCAATAAATTACAGTCGGCCTATTTAGAACAAAAAGAGCACGCTGTATAAAATCCGTGGGCAGGTTCGGATGCACCTGAGTATTTCACACCGCGACTCGCTGGCGCCGACGGCCAGTCTACTATAGTCTGTGACCCGGGGCCACAGACCCAAGAACATGTAGACTCTAGAAAGTTTTAAACATTACgtgtttattgattttgtaagtctgttatttctttaaatctCTTGTCATTTTATTTGACTATGATAGAGACAGTGTGACCCAAAGGGCATATGTAAAAAGTTTATTCTTTCGACAATTGTTACAATAGCTAATCAATGCCAATATTGTAGTGTGGCTTCCAACAGAGTGGGACAATAATTAGGATACACCTACATTATTGCAACtattgtataaacaaaaaccaCACTAGGATGATAAAACCAATCAATCAAGttgaaagtaaatttattaaaatgttcattaaTAATGCATAATTACTAATCTGACCGTGTCGCATATGTCCGATAATAGTGCAACGAGTGGCATTTctatagataaatataatcCTTTAAGCCAATTGTTACCAGCTGATACTTACgtcattttatttgcataaaagtaCTCGGTACTATGGTATTGACACAAATAAACCTTGCCAAGGTCTTATATGCATTGTACTTACAGGtccaaacaacaaaatatctgGTATTATTTACTGgcaaagtgattttttttttatatcaattactcggAAAATATGGCAAAACAATATACACATCGAAGTTGTAACGGAGACCTAGTCCTAATCTATAACATTCTCGTACAGTAACTGTAGATCACCCCTGGCCTTAGCTCAGGCAAAATGGATCTGGTTAAAAAAGTATCGCATGAAATAGAACTCACTCTTTTTTCGAAGTCGGATTGAATAGGTAGGCGTGACATTTAGAATCTTTCTTCCtctgtaaacataaaaaagtggAAGTTCTATTCGTTCTGAAGTATTACCACCCACTCACAGCGAGTGGTGTCGTGGTCCATAATGGTATTAGTGCATTCCGGCCGGCTCGGCGCGCCGCTGCAGAACGTCGTCCAAGCTGCGCCCCCGCAACTCTCATACATCCATCTACAACTATACTTACAACATTTACCTACCTATGTATTGCATAGATTATTTTGTATCGGttcatggaaaaaaaaaacaatttttagagCAATAACATTAGTCTATGTATCTCCATTTCACGGTTGCCTAGTCATCAGTTTTATAGGCAATATTAAATGCAGTTACTACTAACTAAAGcagatatgtttttaattagacTCCCTTTTCGATTGGATAAACGAATGAGGTAGGATTACCTCACAACACAAGTCAGTCATATTTTACCAAGTCATGTTTACTTTATCTGTCTGCTATTTTGTAAAACTGGTGTATTATGATGCAATCAGTAGTTTACTAAATCAATTTGCACCTTCGTTGGCGAGACTCCGACAAATCTAAACTCTCGGTTAAAACCTTAGATGCTGAGGTAACATACTTAGGTTTTGTCGTAATATTGCTTGAATTTTGACCAAGGCTTGAAAGTTGTTGAATTTATATTGTTGCTAtagaaataatagttttatacgCATCGATTTCCCCATGAGTCATGAGTAACTATCGGACAAGATAAACAGAGGTTTGATTTGCAGATAACAGTTTTGACTGTTCGTGTGCTTTACTGCGCACGGTAAAAACAAGATAGATATCTGCGATGTATCTGTTTCTAACTTGAAAATATTGCgcaacttttattataattaccgaTGAGAATTCATTTGTCatttccaataataaatattgataatatatttcCCCCCTAAGAGGTTTTAGTAGATAAGGAACTGTGAACACCTCtctttgtgtttaaaatttttcGGACAATATATCATTATTACTAGCCGTTGATCAAGGGCCCGAAGAGCTGGTGGCTAAGctttaaccgcataagtgaatcgctcacaggttaagctacgcttgacgcggtcggtccgtagatgcgTGACCAACTTTATCTACCGAGTTCCtacgtgtttcgaaaggcacgtaaaattgtgggtcccggccgttattcatacatctttgacagtcgttacaggtaatcagaagcatgagtctgacaaccagtctaaccaagggtatcgtattgcccaggtaactgggttgtcGAAGTCAGACACACAGCtgtagtacttagctgaatccggttagactggaagccgaccccaacacagttgggaaaggctaggccgatgatgatgtagGTCGCGGGCCCGCCcactaaaaatcgaaaatggcACGGGAACAAATGCAAACATCCCTATATGCAAATTCCTAGCCTAGCCTAggattactagcctggaatttGCCGAGGCTAGGCAAAGGACTCCTCACTCTccttccacttgtctctctcacCACTCTCTTACCAGTTCGGTGAGATGAAATCCAGATCATCCAGACATATCCGCCTGGCGTACTATTTAACTTATGTACTTTTGTTAATCAATGGTAGCCATTTTTAGCGTGACCCGTGACTGGGACTTGACCTGGTGCCCAATGGTGCAAAATGTCGCGTCGGCAACTTGCCGGCCACTGGAGTAACAAAGAAGCGAGCCAAACGTCTTTGAACCCTCATATTGAACCCAAGTCATCAGCAAGTAggtaaatactttatattttacctAACTGCGCCAAATAGGCAAATACAGGTGGTATGACTTTTAATTTCTACCGGTATCATTCAAATTCTACCGATAACACTCTTGTCTCTTAATAATTAGGTAAAAACTTAGATAAAGATCAGAGTATCATAGCTATTATAATCCGCTTTATCTTTTTTCCTTACGCATCAacgaaaatataattgataatatCTTCAAAGCCACTACgaaatttactataaatatgCTCGTCAGAGAGACAAACGCCTGGTATTCATTTGACAGACAAGAAAACGGTACGGTGTTTCcttcaaaaatattgaactaaatCAAAGTCTGCAAATCAAAATGTTTCGTATAATATCAAAAACGTTGAATATATTACTGTGTTGTGTACAAAAGTTTTGGACATAACATTAATCTCGTATACATCATTTAGTACTGCATTTTTTCTCGTAAAGCTCTTCAAACACTTTCATACGTTCTGGGTACACTtcgtatttcattttcatttttctgtCGATCACAAAGCAAGCGACGCCTGTTTCAGCGATGGGCTCCCATTTCGTTGTTACCAAGAAATCAAGCCTCGGCGTAGGATCcctgaaaaagtattttttatgttataagcGGGTTATGCTTCTTTCAGTcaacttaatatatttaattcaaagaaTTAGATCGTTATTGGCAGACTATTACAAAGTATTTATGCATAATTCTAAATTAATGGTTCATTTCGagaaatatatttgtgtatatCTTCATATTGCTACAACAAATCGTATGATTGACGTTATTTTTAACTGtatagttttgatttattatttactcacCCATAGGTCGCGAAGTTAACCCATAATTGGTTCATCGTATCTCTAACAATTTTATCCATGTCACTGATGGATGTAGATAGCTTGTTACTTCTTACGATGTAGCCGCCGTCGTCACCGTGGCACGCCCCCTGACGGTCGATGTTGTAACACTTCTTGATGTAATTCAAACCTCCATCGTAAGCAAACTCGTAGAAAAACACAGGGGCATTGTGCTTAGCTATTAAATTTGTAGCCACGTAAATCCCACCGATAAAGTCCACATCGGAGAAGAAATCAATTGCGTAAGCGTCAGGATCCTCATAGATCCTCTCAGCTTCTAGATAGTTTGTCTTCAACTTAAGTTCCGTATTAATCTTTTCCGGGACATCGAGGTCAAACGGGAAGTAATCTACGAAAACCTTCTCTTTTATGAACTTCTCTAAAGTCGGTGCACCGTGAGACACCATGAGCAGACCTTCTCGTGAACAGAACCCAGACATGTACGGAACTTTGTTAAATTCTCCTTTAGACAGCAGTTCGTATGGAGGCTTGCTTAAAAACGGTTCCCAGTCGCCTGGTTTCTCAACTGTGGGCACGAAACCAAAGTGAATACCACCTCGCCATTCATCGGTAGCCAAAGCCAGCATAGACGCGGTAATCAATTCATTAGTCGACAAACCTTTCAGG encodes:
- the LOC113497045 gene encoding esterase E4-like, whose amino-acid sequence is MSDPVVETPQGKIKGKVIKIFDDFEYSSYKGIPYAKPPLGELRFAAPQPPDSWEGIRDGTKDCNICAQFDKETKSIVGDEDCLYLNVYTPKLPSDKNELLPVMVFLHGGGFLFGHGTDDSAHGPDFLVKRKIVVVSLNYRLGILGFLSLDRKEATGNMGLRDQVQALKWVQQNIKEFGGDPNSVTIFGISAGGASVEYLLLSPMAKGLFHKALAQSGSSLLHWAYNADVKKLASKIPFLNGKVVVDDDDLLKYLKGLSTNELITASMLALATDEWRGGIHFGFVPTVEKPGDWEPFLSKPPYELLSKGEFNKVPYMSGFCSREGLLMVSHGAPTLEKFIKEKVFVDYFPFDLDVPEKINTELKLKTNYLEAERIYEDPDAYAIDFFSDVDFIGGIYVATNLIAKHNAPVFFYEFAYDGGLNYIKKCYNIDRQGACHGDDGGYIVRSNKLSTSISDMDKIVRDTMNQLWVNFATYGDPTPRLDFLVTTKWEPIAETGVACFVIDRKMKMKYEVYPERMKVFEELYEKKCSTK